The following are encoded in a window of Cyprinus carpio isolate SPL01 chromosome B18, ASM1834038v1, whole genome shotgun sequence genomic DNA:
- the LOC109105646 gene encoding CMP-N-acetylneuraminate-beta-galactosamide-alpha-2,3-sialyltransferase 4-like isoform X2 — protein sequence MTLKAAKTWFLRLLPVVFFFICYYCSQFYFESYGGSGKSPQPTVSLCHNFHLQRKWESLKLNMSRKTELFLKLKDFFWLEHLSAEALPYGIKGSELLLLKVLAVTYSYTMPANIESLDCRTCAVIGNGFSIKNSSLGEIINKYDVVIRLNDAPVRGYEEDVGNKTTLRLFYPESASYNPGTHNDPDTLLVLVPFKQQDLRWLKEILYDEKRVRKGFWKLPPQIWLGRASQIRVLDPYYLRLTASKLLQIPLQPRKQQKPVHPTTGILAVFVALNYCDVVHVAGFGYPESRNQKQPIHYYGKETMRSMKNSYHDLNQEALVLKRLEDQGAILYLHPHS from the exons ATGACCTTAAAAGCAGCTAAAA CATGGTTTTTAAGACTCCTCCCGGTTGTGTTCTTCTTCATCTGTTACTATTGCTCCCAGTTCTACTTTGAGAG CTATGGAGGCAGTGGAAAGTCCCCTCAGCCCACTGTTTCTCtctgtcacaactttcacttgcAGAGGAAATGGGAGAGTCTCAAATTAAA CATGAGCCGAAAGACCGAGCTCTTTCTAAAGCTGAAGGATTTCTTCTGGCTGGAACATCTCTCAGCTGAAGCTCTGCCCTACGGTATTAAAGGCAGCG AGCTCCTGCTTCTGAAGGTCTTGGCAGTGACTTACAGCTACACAATGCCAGCAAACATAGAGAG CTTAGATTGCAGGACGTGTGCAGTCATTGGAAACGGCTTTTCCATAAAAAACAGTTCTCTGGGGGAGATCATTAACAAATACGACGTGGTGATCAG GCTGAATGATGCGCCGGTTAGAGGCTATGAGGAGGACGTGGGTAACAAGACCACGTTACGACTGTTTTATCCTGAATCTGCCTCCTATAATCCTGGTACCCACAATGACCCAGACACCTTGCTGGTCCTGGTTCCTTTCAAGCAGCAGGACCTCCGCTGGCTCAAAGAGATCCTGTATGATGAGAAGAGG GTCCGAAAGGGTTTCTGGAAGCTTCCGCCCCAGATCTGGCTCGGCCGGGCCAGTCAGATCCGTGTCCTGGACCCATATTACCTTCGACTGACAGCCAGCAAGCTGCTTCAAATTCCCCTGCAACCGCGCAAACAACAG AAACCAGTCCACCCCACCACTGGCATTCTGGCTGTATTTGTGGCACTGAACTACTGTGACGTTGTGCACGTGGCTGGATTCGGATATCCAGAGTCTAGGAACCAGAAACAGCCCATCCACTATTACGGAAAGGAGACAATGAGATCCATGAAG AATTCCTACCATGATCTCAATCAAGAGGCTCTTGTGCTTAAGAGACTGGAAGACCAGGGAGCTATTTTATATCTTCATCCTCATTCCTGA
- the LOC109105646 gene encoding CMP-N-acetylneuraminate-beta-galactosamide-alpha-2,3-sialyltransferase 4-like isoform X1, protein MTLKAAKTWFLRLLPVVFFFICYYCSQFYFESYGGSGKSPQPTVSLCHNFHLQRKWESLKLNMSRKTELFLKLKDFFWLEHLSAEALPYGIKGSELLLLKVLAVTYSYTMPANIESSLDCRTCAVIGNGFSIKNSSLGEIINKYDVVIRLNDAPVRGYEEDVGNKTTLRLFYPESASYNPGTHNDPDTLLVLVPFKQQDLRWLKEILYDEKRVRKGFWKLPPQIWLGRASQIRVLDPYYLRLTASKLLQIPLQPRKQQKPVHPTTGILAVFVALNYCDVVHVAGFGYPESRNQKQPIHYYGKETMRSMKNSYHDLNQEALVLKRLEDQGAILYLHPHS, encoded by the exons ATGACCTTAAAAGCAGCTAAAA CATGGTTTTTAAGACTCCTCCCGGTTGTGTTCTTCTTCATCTGTTACTATTGCTCCCAGTTCTACTTTGAGAG CTATGGAGGCAGTGGAAAGTCCCCTCAGCCCACTGTTTCTCtctgtcacaactttcacttgcAGAGGAAATGGGAGAGTCTCAAATTAAA CATGAGCCGAAAGACCGAGCTCTTTCTAAAGCTGAAGGATTTCTTCTGGCTGGAACATCTCTCAGCTGAAGCTCTGCCCTACGGTATTAAAGGCAGCG AGCTCCTGCTTCTGAAGGTCTTGGCAGTGACTTACAGCTACACAATGCCAGCAAACATAGAGAG CAGCTTAGATTGCAGGACGTGTGCAGTCATTGGAAACGGCTTTTCCATAAAAAACAGTTCTCTGGGGGAGATCATTAACAAATACGACGTGGTGATCAG GCTGAATGATGCGCCGGTTAGAGGCTATGAGGAGGACGTGGGTAACAAGACCACGTTACGACTGTTTTATCCTGAATCTGCCTCCTATAATCCTGGTACCCACAATGACCCAGACACCTTGCTGGTCCTGGTTCCTTTCAAGCAGCAGGACCTCCGCTGGCTCAAAGAGATCCTGTATGATGAGAAGAGG GTCCGAAAGGGTTTCTGGAAGCTTCCGCCCCAGATCTGGCTCGGCCGGGCCAGTCAGATCCGTGTCCTGGACCCATATTACCTTCGACTGACAGCCAGCAAGCTGCTTCAAATTCCCCTGCAACCGCGCAAACAACAG AAACCAGTCCACCCCACCACTGGCATTCTGGCTGTATTTGTGGCACTGAACTACTGTGACGTTGTGCACGTGGCTGGATTCGGATATCCAGAGTCTAGGAACCAGAAACAGCCCATCCACTATTACGGAAAGGAGACAATGAGATCCATGAAG AATTCCTACCATGATCTCAATCAAGAGGCTCTTGTGCTTAAGAGACTGGAAGACCAGGGAGCTATTTTATATCTTCATCCTCATTCCTGA
- the LOC109105646 gene encoding CMP-N-acetylneuraminate-beta-galactosamide-alpha-2,3-sialyltransferase 4-like isoform X3 produces the protein MTLKAAKTWFLRLLPVVFFFICYYCSQFYFESYGGSGKSPQPTVSLCHNFHLQRKWESLKLNMSRKTELFLKLKDFFWLEHLSAEALPYGIKGSELLLLKVLAVTYSYTMPANIERLNDAPVRGYEEDVGNKTTLRLFYPESASYNPGTHNDPDTLLVLVPFKQQDLRWLKEILYDEKRVRKGFWKLPPQIWLGRASQIRVLDPYYLRLTASKLLQIPLQPRKQQKPVHPTTGILAVFVALNYCDVVHVAGFGYPESRNQKQPIHYYGKETMRSMKNSYHDLNQEALVLKRLEDQGAILYLHPHS, from the exons ATGACCTTAAAAGCAGCTAAAA CATGGTTTTTAAGACTCCTCCCGGTTGTGTTCTTCTTCATCTGTTACTATTGCTCCCAGTTCTACTTTGAGAG CTATGGAGGCAGTGGAAAGTCCCCTCAGCCCACTGTTTCTCtctgtcacaactttcacttgcAGAGGAAATGGGAGAGTCTCAAATTAAA CATGAGCCGAAAGACCGAGCTCTTTCTAAAGCTGAAGGATTTCTTCTGGCTGGAACATCTCTCAGCTGAAGCTCTGCCCTACGGTATTAAAGGCAGCG AGCTCCTGCTTCTGAAGGTCTTGGCAGTGACTTACAGCTACACAATGCCAGCAAACATAGAGAG GCTGAATGATGCGCCGGTTAGAGGCTATGAGGAGGACGTGGGTAACAAGACCACGTTACGACTGTTTTATCCTGAATCTGCCTCCTATAATCCTGGTACCCACAATGACCCAGACACCTTGCTGGTCCTGGTTCCTTTCAAGCAGCAGGACCTCCGCTGGCTCAAAGAGATCCTGTATGATGAGAAGAGG GTCCGAAAGGGTTTCTGGAAGCTTCCGCCCCAGATCTGGCTCGGCCGGGCCAGTCAGATCCGTGTCCTGGACCCATATTACCTTCGACTGACAGCCAGCAAGCTGCTTCAAATTCCCCTGCAACCGCGCAAACAACAG AAACCAGTCCACCCCACCACTGGCATTCTGGCTGTATTTGTGGCACTGAACTACTGTGACGTTGTGCACGTGGCTGGATTCGGATATCCAGAGTCTAGGAACCAGAAACAGCCCATCCACTATTACGGAAAGGAGACAATGAGATCCATGAAG AATTCCTACCATGATCTCAATCAAGAGGCTCTTGTGCTTAAGAGACTGGAAGACCAGGGAGCTATTTTATATCTTCATCCTCATTCCTGA